A stretch of DNA from Vidua chalybeata isolate OUT-0048 chromosome 3, bVidCha1 merged haplotype, whole genome shotgun sequence:
gAGCGGCTTTGGCCgctgtgttttttcccttaCCTCGAGAGAcactttcccctttttcctctgaCGAGGAGATAAGGGGAAGGAAAGCGAGGGCACCAGAGCTGCACCTCCAAAATGGGAGGTCGGTTCCTGCTGACGCTCGCCGTCCTCTCGGTGCTGCTGAGCCGCTGCCAGGTAAGTGCCCGCGGGGAGGGGATAGGAATGCCTGCACCGGGGAGTCCCGCGGGGGATGCCAATGACTGTCGCTGCCGGTTGCAGCCGTGAGGAGCGGGGAGGGGGtggccgccggggccggggtcGGGGCCGTGGCCAGGGTCGGGCTGGGGAGCGGGCTGCTCGGTGGCTGACGGCCGCTGTCCCCGCCCCACAGGTCGGCTCCTCCGGGGTCTTCGAGCTGAAGCTGCAAGAATTTGTCAATAAGAAGGGGCTGCTCAGCAACCGCAATTGCTGccgcgggggcggccccggcgccggCGGGCTCCAGCAGTGCGACTGTAAGACCTTCTTCCGCGTCTGCCTCAAGCACTACCAGGCCAGCGTGTCCCCCGAGCCGCCCTGCACCTACGGCAGCGCCATCACCCCTGTCCTCGGCGCCAACTCCTTCAGCGTCCCCGATGGCGCGGGCGGTGCCGACCCCGCCTTCAGCAATCCCATCCGCTTCCCCTTCGGCTTCACCTGGCCCGTAAGTGGGGGGCGATGCTGGAGGGGGCAGCACATatccatcccttcccatcccgTGCCATTCCAAGAGGCCACCAATCCCCTTGAAGTGTCAAGATGGGAGGGGGACAACCACTGATAACTCCTGGGGACTGGTGGCACTGCCCCTTGGGCCTACCTGCTCTCATGCTCTCCTGGTGGGTTGTCTCTGCTTCTTCTTTCTACAGGGCACCTTCTCGCTCATCATTGAGGCTCTGCATACTGACTCACCTGATGACCTCACCACTGGTAAGTGTCCTGAAACACACTTTTCCTCGTAATAATCGCAGCCCTGCAGCCCTATTTGACCCCTTTCTCTGCAATGTGTAGCACATTCTCCTTTACAGTAGACCTGTGGCAACAGAGGCCAACCTGTTGGCATGCAGCCATGTCATCCCGCCTCTGCAGTTCCCCTCCCACCAGAGACCCCCTTATGCCCTGCCTACTTTGGGCTCTCTAACCACTCTCCTCTCCACTTTCACACAGAAAACCAGAGACCCCCTTATGCCCTGCCTACTTTGGGCTCTCTAACCACTCTCCTCTCCACTTTCACACAGAAAACCCTGAGCGCCTCATCAGCCGCCTGGCCACCCAGAGACACTTGGCAGTGGGTGAAGAGTGGTCCCAGGACCTGCACAGCAGCGGCCGCACTGACCTCAAATACTCCTATCGCTTCGTGTGCGATGAGCACTACTACGGAGAAGGCTGCTCTGTCTTCTGCCGCCCCCGGGATGATGCCTTTGGTCACTTCACCTGTGGAGAGCGTGGTGAGAAAGTCTGCAACCCGGGCTGGAAAGGCCAGTACTGCACTGAGCGTAAGTATCCACCTCTTGCCTCCTTGGGTGCCCCTTGCAGCAGTGTCTCCTGAGCTCTTGGGGTTGGTGGAAGGGTCTTTCTCTGACATCAGTCCCCATGGGGAGGGAGAACCAAGCAATGGTGGGTGGATGTCTGGTTCCTTGCCCAAGCCTTAACATAGCAAGGGATGGGAGATCTCAGCGTTGTCACAGAAAGttaatgcagaaaattaatGCAGTCCCTTCTCAAGACAACAAAATGTCAGTGCCAGCACTACACTCTTGCTCATTTATTTGCTTTAGACCATTTAATCTAGTATCAAAATGTTCAGCAGTTGCTTGaggatttattaaaatatgtcaGGACTATTTTTTACACCTATCCACCCTCCAGCCACGCAACTTTGATATCATCACCTATAGGGTATGTAGCTTCAGGGGAGGTAGCTAGGCTTTGGCAACATCCATGTGACAGCCTTGTGCATAGGCTTGCTATGGTCCGATCCTCTGTGGCCTTGTATTAAGAACAATATCAGGAAGTCCAAGACATTCTCTATGGCTTCTAGACTGTACATTTCTCATTTAGGGTACTCATATGCTGCCACTAACAGAAATTTCTGCACATGGGGCCACAAGAACATTCAGCTTATTCCCCAGCTCACTTCTGACCCATTGCCATGATAATTAATACAAATAAAGTAGTGAGGGACATGAAACATATCCCAGATCTTGAAGTTTTTGAGGAATGTGGTGTGTTGatacagcaggaaaagctgggacAGTAAGCAGATCACAGACAGGATAGTCCAGGATGTCAGATACTTTCCGGTTGTATGAGATTCCGCCATTTGTAGATCCATAGCAGTGTACACCCAAACGTCCACACAGAGCCCCTGCTGCAACCTGTGATGGCATTCTCTGTGTCTATACATGGATCTGAAATATGCTGGCAGATGACGTACTGGGCCAATGCTCCTCTGTAGTTATCAAAgggccaggcaggcaggaagaaaacagtTCCAGGCTGCAAAGCAGCCTCTcacctttcttctttttgtgtttttgtttctctttaaacCCACCTACACTGTGGTCTCAGCTGAGCTGCTATCAAACCATTCCTGATTGATTATTCACACTTAGTGACTGCTAGGATGCTTTAAGCGGTTCATGGTACGATGTTGCACAATAAACAGCAGGCAAAGGGGCTCACATTTTCTTTGATGGTGTTTTAAATAAGAGCTACAACCTTTCCTATGATCAAAAGTACCTAGCTCAGTTGTGTCAAGGGGTGGGgaaaaaggaaactttttttttgggcTCTTTTGGGGCTGTCAGCACTTTTGAATGCCTGTACATCTCTGCTATTCCCACAGCGAAGCAGAAGGCTGTCCGTCTTTCTTAACGCATTACATACattctttgctgtgttttccctcaggaaaaaaacagcttatACCACTGACACAAACCTACTAGGCAGGGAAGATGTGTTTATGTGTGCATGCAAAAAGAATGTTTTGCTGTTAGTGAgtggagctgccagctgcagattGCTTCCCGTTGCCTTGCCCCCAGCTCTATTCTTTCCAACTTGGAGGCGATCTGATTATCAGCActgattctttctttctttttcttcccccctccttcccctcgCATGCCATTGTCTCTGGCTGGCTTTTTTGAATTAAAACTTTGCAGTGCCTGCTTAATGAGTTCCATAACCAGGCAAAGTAATGAGCAGAagtcccttttttcccttctctcatcCTCCCTCCCGCTGGCCCGCTTACCTCTTTTACCAGGGCTGCACCCACCCGCCCGCCCCTTTTTGGAGCAGGGTggaggggggaaggagggaggaagaactTTAGACTTATTTatttgaataagaaaaaaaaagtttttttgcAGCGAAATCACGCACGTGCCATAGATTATCTGTGGGCAGGGATAGGCTGCCCGGTCGCCGGCCACCGGCCCCATTGGCTCCGGGGCCAGGGTATTGTTGCagtggggcagctgctgggagagaatAGACAATAGAGCAGCTGTCTTGCACTGGCACCCTGCACACCAGCTGTCCACTCTTATCTGCACACACACTTTCGGGGGATATTAAGAGGTGGAGCTGTGTGCATAGAATTGGAAAAAAGGACTTCTGACCCTcactgggaagggaagaggggtgaggggctgtggggaagggAGCAATTGTGAGCCCTCTTTTGTCTGTGTGCAACTGTATTAAGAAGAATGCTCATCCCTGGTGATAAGTAAAGTGCCCAGTTATGGGGCAAGATCAATACTCCTTCAGACTCCAGAGATTAATTCAGCTGTGCTTAACTGCCCCAACCTAGTAAAAGGGAGTCACTCCCCACCCACAAGGTGCTCTCAGACTCAGACTTGTAAAAGAGAGTTGTTTTGGCATGAGTGCTGATGTCTTACCCTGCTTGGTTTGTTTACAGCAATTTGTTTGCCTGGATGTGATGAGCAACACGGCTTTTGCGACAAGCCTGGGGAATGCAAGTAAGTTTTCCATTCCCTTCCTGCTTCCTTCTTTGTCTATCAGTGTTGATGCTCTGGTGTTAAATAAGCCAATGGACATGTGAAGGGTTGGTTTAAAGGCCTTTCTTCATATTAGATGGAAATTTGAAATACTTGGTTGATGCCAGATCAAAGTATTATTCCATAAGTCAAACATCAGTGCCATTAATATTAACCTAATGGGTTTACAGTGCCGTGTGAAAGGTTTGGCTCTTTGTTGTTAAACAAATTAGCTATAAGAACCATGGGTCTATCTAAGGAAGTGGAAGAAATAGCTAGGACTGACGAAAGCTGATGCtatggttggacttggtgacTTTCTCACATGAAGGATCACCGAGGGCTTTTAGGAAACTTGATCCCTGGCATCAGTGTGCTTGCAAAGTTTGTGATAGGGTTTTCAACTGTGAGAAGTCTAAATCAGATGAGACttttttgttatcttttatttcagatgCAGAGTGGGCTGGCAGGGGCGATATTGTGATGAGTGCATCCGATACCCAGGCTGTCTTCATGGTACCTGTCAGCAGCCGTGGCAGTGCAACTGCCAGGAAGGCTGGGGTGGCCTTTTCTGCAACCAGGGTGAGTTCTCAGTCCTTGCCTGAGCATCTGATTTAAAATACAGAGAGCAGGCAACTATTTTCAGCTCACCCACTGTCTGCTAGTGTTGCAAAGTAGTAAGCACTGCGGCTgctctctttaaaaaaagaaaatatatctttaaCAGACCTGAACTACTGCACCCACCACAAGCCCTGCAAGAATGGTGCCACGTGCACTAATACTGGTCAGGGGAGCTACACTTGTTCATGCCGACCTGGATATACAGGCTCCAACTGTGAGACTGAAATCAATGAATGCGACGCCAACCCTTGCAAGAATGGTGGAAGCTGCACTGTAAGTTGTTTGTTAAACTCCTCCAAGGGAGGAGTTAATGTCAgttttactaatttttaaaatccctttttggATTTCAGAGCAAGTTCAGACAAATGTTTTGATCGTTTCTCGTTTCTTCCCCCCAGGATCTCGAGAACAGCTATTCCTGTGCCTGCCCCCCAGGCTTCTATGGGAAGAACTGTGAGCTGAGTGCGATGACTTGTGCAGACGGACCATGCTTCAACGGTGGGCGCTGCACTGACAACCCTGACGGGGGCTACAGCTGCCACTGCCCACTGGGTTATTCTGGGTTcaactgtgaaaagaaaattgattaCTGCAGTTCCAGCCCTTGTGCTAATGGTAAGGCCAAGCAGCATACACTTACTTTGGCATCTGGTCTGGAGTTCCTAACAAGTCACACCGATCAAGGCATGCTGAtcaatcatagaatcatagaatggtctgggttggaagggaccttaaaggtcatctagttacaagcccctgccatgggcaaggacacctctCACTAGACCAGGCTGTTCAAAGCCCCATGgaatctggccttgaacactgccagggatggaacatccaccacttctctgggcaactggTTCTCCCACAGTAAATAATTCTTTCATAGTATCTtatctaaacctgctctctttcagtttaaagccattttgcCTTGCCCTACCACTACACCCTCTTGTAAAAAAGTTTGTGTCATGTCAATAGTTGACTTGGTGGAGGAGGATCTGTACTAAGAAAGCAATGGCATAGCttgggccattgctgcagaTTGCATTTTCTGATGGCCAAGTGGCCAAGTAACTTGGTCTGAAGCTTCATGCATGTAAACATGGAAGATTATACTGTCAAATCCTTTACAAAGAGTCTTAAAGGTCTGTGGATGCAAATGCCACACAAGTGCTAAGCATTATTACTTGTAATCTGGTAACAGTAATTTTCCTGCTTTGATTAAACTAGGGAAGACTTTCTGTACTGTAATCCTCCTTATTCATTGCCACTCAAACTCTGTAACATGTGATGTGGTGTTAGTCTGACCTGGGGTAGTGTTCTGGTTCGAGTTGAGTGAAATGTTAAAAAAGGAATAGTATtgagaatgaaaattaaatctgtttAACAAgaatctttctttaaaaaatgtgctttttatgtTGGATTAGAATTGTCAAAGGTCAAGCTGACCTCTCAAAAAGAAagctttcctcagctgctggtTGTGCCTTTTGTCCCAAGAGCAGTGAGTGGGGGCCTGTTGTGTCTGTCTGCCCACCACTCAGCTCGTACCCCTTCCTGTCTTGCAGGAGCCCAGTGTGTTGATCTGGGGAACTCCTATAtctgccagtgccaggctggcttCACTGGGAGGCACTGTGATGACAACGTGGACGACTGTGCCTCCTTCCCCTGTGTCAACGGAGGGACCTGCCAGGATGGCATCAATGACTATTCCTGCACCTGCCCCCCAGGATACAACGGGAAGAACTGCAGCACCCCGGTGAGCAGATGCGAACACAACCCTTGCCACAATGGGGCCACCTGCCATGAAAGAAACAACCGCTATGTCTGTGAGTGTGCCCGGGGCTACGGCGGGCTCAACTGCCAGTTTCTGCTCCCTGAGCCACCTCAG
This window harbors:
- the DLL1 gene encoding delta-like protein 1; this translates as MGGRFLLTLAVLSVLLSRCQVGSSGVFELKLQEFVNKKGLLSNRNCCRGGGPGAGGLQQCDCKTFFRVCLKHYQASVSPEPPCTYGSAITPVLGANSFSVPDGAGGADPAFSNPIRFPFGFTWPGTFSLIIEALHTDSPDDLTTENPERLISRLATQRHLAVGEEWSQDLHSSGRTDLKYSYRFVCDEHYYGEGCSVFCRPRDDAFGHFTCGERGEKVCNPGWKGQYCTEPICLPGCDEQHGFCDKPGECKCRVGWQGRYCDECIRYPGCLHGTCQQPWQCNCQEGWGGLFCNQDLNYCTHHKPCKNGATCTNTGQGSYTCSCRPGYTGSNCETEINECDANPCKNGGSCTDLENSYSCACPPGFYGKNCELSAMTCADGPCFNGGRCTDNPDGGYSCHCPLGYSGFNCEKKIDYCSSSPCANGAQCVDLGNSYICQCQAGFTGRHCDDNVDDCASFPCVNGGTCQDGINDYSCTCPPGYNGKNCSTPVSRCEHNPCHNGATCHERNNRYVCECARGYGGLNCQFLLPEPPQGPVIVDFTEKYTEGQNSQFPWIAVCAGIILVLMLLLGCAAVVVCIRLRVQKRHHQPDACRSETETMNNLANCQREKDISISVIGATQIKNTNKKVDFHSDNSDKNGYKVRYPSVDYNLVHELKNEDSVKEEHSKCEAKCETYDSEAEEKSAVQLKSDTSERKRPDSVYSTSKDTKYQSVYVISEEKDECIIATEV